Genomic DNA from Deltaproteobacteria bacterium:
GCTTCGTCGAAATGAGTTCGGACCAGGAAGCCGGGCGCGCCACCACGGCGTTAAACGGCACCGACTTCGAAGGCCGCAATATCGTGGTCAGCGAAGCGCGCCCGCAGGCGCCGCGCGACTCGCGCGAAGGCGGCGGATTGGGCGGCGGCCGGCCGTCGCGCCGTGAGCGCTACTGACGGCGACTGGGCAAGCTAGCTCAAACTGTTTTCCAGCAACTTTAGCAGGGCGTCTTCGTCGAGAACGGCGACGCCCAACTCCTGGGCTTTTTTGAGCTTGGAGCCAGGGTCGGCGCCGGCGACAAGATACGTGGTGTTTTTGCTAACGCTGGAGGTGACGCGACCGCCAAGCGCCTCGAGGCGTTTTTGCGCTTCGAGACGCGACATCGTGTCTAAACCGCCGGTGAGCACAAAAGTGGCGCCTGAGAGGGCACCGGTTTTTTTCTGTTCGATTCTGAATCGCACGCCGGCGTGGCGCAGTTTCTCGATGACCCCGCGGTTACTTTCCTGATGAAAAAAGCGCACGATGCTTTTGGCTACTTCGGGGCCAATCTCGCGCACGTCGACGAGCTCCTCTTCGCTGGCGTCCATGATTTTGTCCAGCGTGCCAAAGTGCTCGGCCAATAACTTGGCGGTGGCTTCGCCGACATGGCGAATGCCCAGGGCGGCGATGCAGCGCGGCAGACTGGCGCCTTTGCTTCGTTCGAGGGCGGCCAACAGGTTCTGCGCCGATTTTTCCGCCATGCGCTCAAGCCCGGCCAACTGGTCTTTGGTCAGACTGTAAAGATCGGCCACGTCGTGGACGAGCTCGCGGTCGACCAATTGCTCGATCAGTTTCTCGCCGAGTCCTTCGATGTCCATGGCGTTGCGCGAGCCAAAGAATTTCAAACTTTCTTTTAGCTTGGCGCCGCAGGAGAAGCCGGTGCAGCGGTAGGCGGCCTCGCCCTCTTCGCGAAACACTTCCGCGCCGCAGACCGGGCA
This window encodes:
- a CDS encoding RNA-binding protein, which encodes MGAKLYVGNLPYSITEDRLQQHFAQHGTVVSARIITDKFTGKSKGFGFVEMSSDQEAGRATTALNGTDFEGRNIVVSEARPQAPRDSREGGGLGGGRPSRRERY